A DNA window from Drosophila virilis strain 15010-1051.87 chromosome 4, Dvir_AGI_RSII-ME, whole genome shotgun sequence contains the following coding sequences:
- the LOC6628726 gene encoding WW domain-binding protein 4 has translation MTEYWKSNERKYCDFCKCWLSDNKASIAFHESGKRHKLNVSKRITEISRNSEKSEREKQKMDAEIRKMEDAAMKSYAQDIHGYHGDMTARSINTVLSATTSSSAKLGPYGKPRQIDPMRLEGDSDEDAEDQRRVNVDKVAAETVPDASLWVEGKSDEGHTYYWNVKTNESVWEPPKEGYLSYEEYERINQLAIDQQQLTQAEESLRFRANADEEVARFNRERHAKLYRNPENAKEKKLKEEKRLEFKTEEEAATKEIGQWQVVETRPPAEPIDWQLPKMDYYDAAPVVTAVTETEPPVKRFKEKTISGLDEEAASSAPATFKKRKFANKGNARKPLDE, from the exons AT GACGGAGTACTGGAAGTCGAATGAACGCAAGTATTGCGACTTCTGCAAATGCTGGTTGAGCGACAACAAAGCC AGTATTGCATTTCACGAGAGTGGCAAACGACACAAGCTAAATGTGTCCAAACGCATCACGGAAATCAGTCGCAACAGCGAAAAGTCGGAACGCGAGAAACAAAAGATGGACGCAGAGATCCGTAAAATGGAGGATGCGGCAATGAAGTCCTACGCGCAGGATATACACGGCTACCACGGCGACATGACAGCCCGTTCCATTAATACCGTACTTAGCGCAACAACTTCCAGCAGTGCCAAGCTTGGGCCATACGGCAAGCCGCGTCAAATTGATCCAATGCGTTTGGAGGGCGATTCGGATGAGGATGCCGAGGATCAGCGTCGGGTAAATGTGGATAAAGTTGCCGCCGAGACGGTGCCAGACGCATCGCTCTGGGTGGAGGGCAAGTCCGATGAGGGTCATACATATTACTGGAAtgtgaaaacaaatgaatccGTTTGGGAGCCACCTAAGGAGGGTTATCTCTCCTATGAGGAATATGAACGTATCAATCAGTTGGCCATAGATCAACAGCAGCTCACGCAGGCGGAGGAGTCGCTACGCTTTCGTGCCAATGCGGACGAGGAGGTGGCGCGTTTTAATCGCGAGCGACACGCAAAACTATATCGCAATCCCGAGAATGCCAAGGAGAAGAAGCTAAAGGAAGAGAAACGGCTGGAGTTTAAAACGGAAGAGGAGGCAGCCACCAAGGAGATTGGCCAATGGCAGGTGGTCGAAACCAG ACCACCAGCCGAGCCCATCGATTGGCAGTTGCCCAAAATGGATTATTATGATGCAGCACCTGTTGTTACCGCTGTGACGGAGACTGAGCCACCTGTCAAGCGTTTCAAGGAGAAAACAATATCGGGCCTGGATGAGGAGGCAGCGAGCAGTGCACCCGCCACATTTAAGAAACGCAAATTTGCGAATAAAGGCAATGCACGCAAGCCTTTGGATGAGTAA